A section of the Chloroflexota bacterium genome encodes:
- a CDS encoding HD domain-containing protein, producing the protein MPRQPDLSAYAGYWVALVRDRVAGVGRTRDEAYQAAKSARRREEPQVVYVPNPTRDDGCLHVPPARVADSQGPYDATPGAIRRVAEAIGQREATAFLVGGTVRDFLLGRAVHDVDIVVPGDALGLGRWLADALGGAFYPLDEQRDVARVLFSWQGESFSVDVAALRGPTLDADLRARDFTINAMAMPMGDLRREAIVDPLGGLADLGAGVLRPVSDAVFRDDPVRTLRAVRFVHELRLKAAPGLDGAVAADAPLLASVAAERVRDEMNRMAALPDFGACLRDMERLGLLDIVLPELLGLRGLAQPRPHVWDGLEHSLRTVEAAEGLAAALLGGAEGGPWADFVVTLGPLRPQVADYLASCVAAGESRLVLLKLAAALHDIGKPATRTEERGRVRFFGHPQVGAEMAAQALTRLRYSAAAVALVSGVVREHMWLLSLVRTRQVTNRALYRFHRAVGDGTVAAALLFLADLFATQPVEDDPSWTAAQAIVRRVLHACLCEPHVVSPRPVVDGRELMAALQLSEGPLIGVLLDAIREAQAEGKVTTREEALALAARVVRRQQKVGRGGDR; encoded by the coding sequence ATGCCGCGCCAACCTGATTTGAGCGCCTATGCCGGGTACTGGGTGGCCCTGGTGAGGGATCGGGTGGCGGGCGTGGGGCGCACGAGAGACGAGGCGTACCAGGCGGCCAAGTCGGCGCGCCGCCGCGAGGAGCCGCAGGTCGTGTACGTCCCGAATCCGACGCGCGACGACGGCTGTCTGCATGTCCCGCCAGCGCGGGTGGCGGATTCGCAGGGGCCTTACGACGCGACGCCAGGGGCCATCCGCCGCGTGGCCGAGGCCATCGGGCAGCGGGAAGCGACTGCTTTCCTGGTTGGCGGCACAGTGCGCGACTTCCTATTGGGGCGCGCCGTCCACGATGTGGATATCGTCGTCCCTGGCGATGCACTTGGTCTCGGCCGGTGGCTGGCCGACGCGCTGGGCGGGGCCTTCTACCCGCTGGACGAGCAGCGAGACGTGGCGCGCGTGCTGTTTTCGTGGCAGGGCGAGTCGTTTTCGGTGGACGTGGCGGCGTTGCGAGGGCCGACCCTGGACGCGGACCTGCGCGCGCGCGACTTCACCATCAACGCGATGGCCATGCCCATGGGCGACCTGCGGCGCGAGGCCATTGTGGATCCGCTGGGCGGGCTGGCCGACCTTGGGGCGGGCGTCCTGCGGCCAGTGTCGGATGCAGTGTTTCGGGACGATCCGGTGCGGACGCTGCGGGCTGTGCGGTTTGTGCATGAACTTCGCTTGAAGGCGGCCCCAGGGCTGGATGGGGCCGTCGCGGCCGATGCGCCGCTGCTGGCCAGTGTGGCGGCGGAGCGGGTGCGGGACGAGATGAACCGCATGGCGGCGTTGCCCGATTTCGGGGCTTGCCTGCGGGATATGGAGCGGCTGGGGCTGCTGGATATCGTGCTGCCCGAACTTTTGGGCCTTCGCGGGCTGGCGCAACCCAGGCCCCACGTGTGGGATGGGCTTGAGCACAGCCTGCGGACGGTGGAGGCGGCGGAGGGTCTCGCCGCGGCATTGTTGGGCGGCGCGGAGGGCGGGCCGTGGGCCGATTTTGTGGTGACGCTCGGCCCGTTGCGCCCGCAGGTGGCCGACTATCTGGCGTCCTGCGTTGCGGCCGGTGAGTCGCGCCTTGTGCTGCTGAAACTGGCGGCGGCGCTGCACGACATCGGCAAGCCCGCCACGCGGACGGAGGAGAGGGGCCGCGTGCGGTTTTTTGGTCATCCGCAGGTGGGCGCGGAGATGGCCGCGCAGGCGCTGACCCGCCTTCGCTACAGCGCCGCGGCGGTGGCGCTGGTGTCGGGCGTGGTGCGCGAACACATGTGGCTCCTGTCGCTGGTACGGACGCGCCAGGTTACCAATCGGGCGCTGTACCGGTTCCATCGCGCCGTGGGCGATGGAACGGTGGCAGCGGCGCTGTTGTTCCTGGCCGACCTGTTCGCCACGCAGCCCGTGGAGGACGACCCGTCTTGGACAGCGGCGCAGGCCATCGTGCGGCGCGTGCTCCATGCGTGCCTGTGCGAGCCGCATGTGGTGTCGCCGCGCCCTGTGGTGGACGGGCGCGAGTTGATGGCCGCGCTGCAACTGAGCGAAGGGCCGCTCATCGGCGTGTTGCTGGACGCCATCCGCGAGGCGCAGGCCGAAGGGAAAGTTACGACTCGCGAGGAGGCGCTGGCGTTGGCGGCGCGGGTGGTGAGACGCCAGCAGAAGGTGGGGCGAGGTGGAGATCGTTGA
- a CDS encoding aminotransferase class V-fold PLP-dependent enzyme encodes MELHEYRSLFPSVANQVYLNHAACSPLPTPTIQATQALLEEQHLYGCRYSHGWSGLVEQIRKTAAQFIGASEDEVALTRNTSHGLLLVANGLPWRAGDNLIVPQEEFTANVYPWLTLRGRGVEVRFAPARDHRILPEDIEAQMDARTRLVAISAVQFGSGFRCDLHAIAALCRARGVLLCVDGIQALGQMPFNVNDPQVDFLSAGGPKWLMAPLGTGIFYCRKPLIERLAPVFMGWRSTTNPDDYYRYDMPWHPTARRFEEATLNIPGLLGLQASMNLLAEAGLERIRAHLLRLTDALADGLRARGYVVTTPIEYTAERSGILCFKHPTLKAAEIHERLTAANVVVSLRGEVIRVSPHFYNTPDDMEALLRALG; translated from the coding sequence GTGGAACTGCACGAATACCGAAGCCTTTTCCCGTCCGTGGCGAACCAGGTTTACCTGAACCACGCCGCCTGCTCCCCCCTCCCCACCCCCACCATCCAGGCGACGCAAGCCCTGCTGGAGGAGCAGCACCTGTACGGCTGCCGCTACTCGCATGGGTGGTCGGGCCTGGTGGAGCAGATTCGCAAGACGGCAGCGCAGTTCATCGGCGCGTCCGAGGACGAAGTGGCCCTCACCCGCAACACCAGCCACGGCCTGCTCCTGGTGGCCAATGGCCTCCCCTGGCGCGCCGGCGACAACCTCATCGTCCCGCAGGAGGAATTCACCGCCAACGTGTACCCCTGGCTCACGCTGCGCGGCAGGGGCGTGGAGGTGCGCTTCGCGCCCGCGCGGGATCACCGCATCCTGCCCGAGGACATTGAGGCGCAGATGGACGCCCGCACGCGCCTGGTCGCCATCAGCGCCGTGCAGTTCGGCAGCGGCTTCCGGTGCGACCTCCACGCCATCGCCGCCCTGTGTCGGGCGCGCGGCGTGCTCCTGTGCGTGGACGGCATCCAGGCGCTGGGGCAAATGCCGTTCAACGTCAACGACCCCCAGGTGGACTTCCTGTCCGCCGGCGGCCCCAAATGGCTCATGGCCCCGCTGGGCACCGGCATCTTCTACTGCCGCAAGCCCCTGATTGAGCGGTTGGCGCCCGTGTTCATGGGCTGGCGCAGCACCACAAACCCCGACGACTATTACCGCTACGACATGCCCTGGCACCCCACCGCCCGGCGGTTTGAAGAAGCCACCCTCAACATCCCGGGCCTCCTGGGCCTGCAGGCCAGCATGAACCTGCTCGCCGAGGCCGGGCTGGAGCGGATTCGGGCGCACCTGCTGCGACTCACGGACGCCTTGGCGGATGGGCTGAGGGCGCGGGGATACGTCGTAACCACGCCCATAGAGTACACCGCGGAGCGCTCCGGCATCCTGTGCTTCAAACACCCGACGCTGAAGGCGGCCGAGATTCACGAGAGGCTGACGGCGGCGAACGTGGTCGTGTCCTTGCGCGGCGAGGTCATCCGCGTGTCGCCGCACTTCTACAACACGCCCGACGACATGGAGGCGCTCCTCCGGGCGTTGGGGTGA
- a CDS encoding 2-oxoacid:ferredoxin oxidoreductase subunit beta — protein MYRYLRRHKKFPNVWCPGCGIGIVMSAIIRAIDRLGWEKDDIAMISGIGCSGRMPVYMDFNTMHTTHGRALAFATGLKMVKPEMHVIAIMGDGDALAIGGNHFIHAARRNIGITSIVINNSVYGMTGGQYSPTTPTGSLATTAPYGNIDQPFPICELAIAAGATFVARGTVYHAVELDRLIEKALVHEGFSVVEAVSYCHTTFGRINKLGTAVDMLRWQKENSVTREAAAKMTPEQLQGKIVRGIFHEREFPEYTAAYAKIIEQAMAGQRRV, from the coding sequence ATGTACCGTTACCTGCGACGCCACAAGAAGTTCCCCAACGTATGGTGTCCCGGCTGCGGGATAGGCATTGTGATGAGCGCGATCATCCGCGCCATAGATCGCCTGGGCTGGGAGAAAGACGATATCGCCATGATTTCGGGCATCGGGTGTAGCGGACGGATGCCGGTGTACATGGACTTCAATACCATGCATACCACCCACGGGCGGGCGTTGGCCTTCGCGACTGGCCTGAAGATGGTGAAGCCGGAGATGCACGTGATTGCCATCATGGGCGACGGCGACGCCCTGGCCATCGGCGGGAACCACTTTATCCACGCCGCGCGCCGGAACATCGGCATTACGTCCATCGTCATCAACAACTCGGTGTACGGGATGACCGGTGGGCAGTATTCGCCCACGACGCCCACGGGCAGCCTTGCTACGACCGCGCCCTACGGCAACATAGACCAGCCGTTCCCCATTTGCGAACTGGCCATCGCGGCGGGTGCGACGTTCGTGGCGCGGGGCACGGTTTACCATGCCGTGGAACTGGATAGGCTGATTGAGAAGGCGCTTGTGCACGAGGGGTTCTCGGTGGTGGAGGCTGTCAGTTACTGCCACACGACCTTTGGGCGCATCAACAAACTCGGCACGGCTGTGGACATGCTGCGCTGGCAGAAGGAGAACAGCGTAACGCGGGAGGCCGCCGCCAAGATGACGCCCGAGCAACTCCAAGGCAAGATCGTTCGCGGCATCTTCCACGAACGGGAGTTCCCGGAATACACGGCCGCCTACGCCAAGATCATAGAGCAGGCGATGGCGGGGCAGCGCCGGGTATGA
- the secD gene encoding protein translocase subunit SecD: protein MRDRNFNLLILVILIAAVAIWIDWPGHDTLKLPLIKGTRDISVRLGLDLQGGTQVLLEADVPETTQVSAEAMEAARTIVENRVNGLGVTEPLVQLQGDRRIIVELPGIKDPDQAIATFRQTGLLEFIDSETFIEPGTVVKTTFGTSDPGPITPTVTPTAEATATEVVTPTAPVTETGTVTPTVTPTPAPEIIYKTVMTGKDLKKADVGFDNTGKPLIQFELQPESAQLFADHTAANVGRYLAIVLDKVVISCPVIRSAIPDGRGVIEGNFTLEEARSLAIQLKYGALPVPLKVVDNRTVGATLGSDSVRRSTTAGLIGVIVVLLFMTTYYRLPGLMAALALILYGLLNFMVYKLLPVTLTLPGIAGFLLSIGMAVDANILVFERMKEEIRAGRSLESALSAGFDRAWTSIRDSNISTLITCAILFFFGSNFGASIVKGFAITLGLGVIINMFTAITVTRTFLRALFDAVGEKIEGKHWLMGV, encoded by the coding sequence ATGAGGGATCGGAACTTCAATTTGCTGATTCTCGTCATCCTCATTGCGGCCGTGGCCATCTGGATTGACTGGCCCGGCCACGACACCCTCAAATTGCCGCTCATCAAGGGCACGCGGGATATCTCCGTGCGGCTGGGCTTGGACCTTCAGGGCGGGACGCAGGTGCTTCTGGAGGCGGATGTGCCGGAGACAACTCAGGTGAGCGCCGAGGCGATGGAAGCGGCCCGCACGATTGTGGAGAACCGCGTCAACGGCCTGGGCGTTACGGAGCCGCTGGTGCAACTTCAGGGCGACCGCCGCATTATTGTGGAACTCCCCGGCATCAAAGACCCGGATCAGGCCATCGCGACGTTTCGGCAGACCGGCCTCCTGGAGTTCATAGACTCGGAGACGTTCATTGAGCCCGGCACGGTGGTGAAGACGACGTTCGGCACGTCGGATCCCGGGCCGATCACGCCTACCGTTACGCCGACCGCCGAGGCCACCGCGACCGAGGTGGTTACGCCTACCGCCCCCGTTACCGAGACGGGCACCGTTACACCGACGGTTACCCCGACGCCCGCGCCGGAGATTATCTACAAGACGGTGATGACGGGCAAGGACCTCAAGAAGGCGGATGTGGGGTTTGACAATACGGGCAAGCCGCTCATCCAGTTTGAACTGCAGCCGGAGAGCGCCCAGTTGTTTGCGGATCACACGGCGGCCAACGTGGGTCGCTATCTGGCCATCGTCCTGGACAAGGTGGTCATCTCATGCCCGGTCATCAGGTCGGCGATTCCGGATGGCCGCGGCGTGATTGAGGGAAACTTCACCCTGGAGGAGGCGCGCAGCCTCGCGATCCAGTTGAAGTACGGCGCGCTGCCGGTGCCACTGAAGGTTGTGGACAACCGCACCGTGGGCGCGACGCTGGGCTCCGACTCGGTGCGGCGGAGCACGACGGCGGGCCTCATCGGCGTCATCGTCGTCCTGCTGTTCATGACCACCTACTATCGTCTGCCTGGGCTTATGGCGGCGCTCGCGTTGATTCTCTACGGGCTGCTGAACTTCATGGTGTACAAACTCCTGCCGGTAACCCTGACCCTCCCGGGCATCGCGGGCTTCTTGCTTTCTATCGGCATGGCGGTGGACGCCAACATCCTGGTCTTTGAGCGCATGAAGGAGGAGATTCGGGCAGGGCGCAGTCTGGAAAGCGCCCTGTCGGCGGGGTTTGACCGCGCGTGGACATCTATCAGGGATTCCAACATCTCCACGCTCATCACGTGCGCGATCCTCTTCTTCTTTGGCTCCAACTTCGGCGCGTCCATCGTCAAGGGGTTTGCCATCACGCTGGGGCTTGGCGTGATCATCAACATGTTCACGGCCATCACGGTAACTCGGACCTTCCTGCGGGCGTTGTTTGATGCCGTCGGCGAGAAGATTGAAGGCAAGCACTGGCTCATGGGCGTCTGA
- the thiI gene encoding tRNA 4-thiouridine(8) synthase ThiI, producing the protein MGLILVRYGEIGLKGRNRNLFVRRLRLNIKDCLKRNGLAGEVSVHGQRLYVETDDVDAALPHLQRVFGIVSLSAVHRAPLDVEAITTEAVSIARGVGLGPDRTFRVEARRAFKGFPLTSPQINAHVGEAIRLATGARVDLSDDADVTIGVEIRREEALIFAAACPGPGGLPLNSQGRVVALISGGIDSPVAAWLMMKRGCGVAPLHFTQSEVETAKALENCQVLDRYAYGWRIKPLVLSHHEIMLPIVERLHELRAERWTCLFCKHAMLRKAAQLADEIGANAIVTGENVGQVASQTLASLEMISMGIGKPILRPLIGYDKVDIMALARSIGTFGISTRESQPCPFLPSSVVTRPAMDKWLELRERLADVLP; encoded by the coding sequence ATGGGCCTGATTTTGGTGCGGTACGGCGAGATCGGGTTGAAGGGGCGAAACCGCAACCTGTTCGTGCGGCGGCTGCGGCTCAACATAAAGGACTGCCTGAAGCGGAACGGCCTGGCGGGCGAGGTTTCGGTGCACGGCCAGCGCCTGTACGTGGAGACCGACGATGTGGACGCGGCGCTGCCCCATCTCCAGCGTGTGTTCGGGATTGTGTCGCTGAGCGCGGTGCATCGCGCGCCACTGGACGTGGAGGCGATCACCACCGAGGCCGTGTCCATCGCACGGGGCGTTGGTTTGGGGCCCGACCGCACCTTCCGCGTGGAGGCGCGCCGCGCTTTCAAGGGCTTCCCCCTGACCTCGCCGCAGATCAACGCCCACGTAGGCGAGGCGATTCGCCTGGCGACGGGGGCGCGCGTGGACCTCTCGGACGATGCGGATGTAACGATAGGCGTGGAGATTCGCCGCGAGGAGGCGCTAATCTTCGCGGCGGCGTGCCCAGGGCCGGGCGGGTTGCCCCTGAACAGTCAGGGGCGGGTGGTGGCGTTGATTTCGGGCGGGATTGATTCGCCGGTGGCAGCATGGCTGATGATGAAGCGCGGGTGCGGCGTGGCCCCGCTCCATTTCACGCAGAGCGAGGTGGAGACCGCGAAGGCGCTGGAGAACTGCCAGGTGCTGGACCGATACGCTTACGGATGGCGCATCAAGCCGCTGGTGTTGAGCCATCACGAGATCATGCTGCCGATTGTGGAGCGGCTCCACGAGTTGCGGGCCGAGCGGTGGACGTGTCTCTTCTGCAAGCACGCCATGCTCCGCAAGGCGGCGCAACTGGCCGACGAGATCGGGGCGAACGCGATCGTTACGGGCGAGAACGTGGGGCAGGTGGCGAGTCAGACGCTGGCGAGTCTGGAGATGATCTCCATGGGAATCGGCAAGCCCATCCTGCGCCCGCTCATCGGGTACGACAAGGTGGACATCATGGCCCTGGCGCGGTCCATCGGGACGTTTGGCATCTCCACGCGCGAATCGCAGCCGTGCCCGTTCCTGCCGTCGTCGGTGGTTACGCGGCCCGCGATGGACAAGTGGCTGGAGTTGCGCGAGCGCCTGGCCGATGTGCTGCCGTAG
- the secF gene encoding protein translocase subunit SecF: protein MFSFAQKRYWYFLITLIILIPGIVSLAVNGLKPSIDFTGGAALELRFEKPVFPSEVRDVFVDAGYTDTSATNVGDDKTVLIRMKQVDEETKAQLVKKVEERFGPVTELYFRSVGPSVGKEVTRSAFTAIGFTALAIVAFILLAFRKVPNAFRYGVCAVVAIAQNILVVTGLFSILGAVLGWEVDALFLTALLTVIGFSVQDIIVVFDRIRENIPRRRGEDYETIVNRSVLETLHRSLATQLNAMFVLLALLLFGGATIKQFVLVMLVGMLSETYASLFTAVPLLVVWEKGEIGGFFRRLFRGRPATA from the coding sequence ATGTTTAGTTTCGCACAGAAACGCTACTGGTACTTCTTGATCACGCTGATCATCCTGATTCCGGGCATTGTATCCCTGGCGGTGAACGGGCTGAAGCCCAGCATTGACTTCACGGGCGGGGCGGCGCTGGAACTGCGCTTTGAGAAGCCCGTCTTCCCGAGCGAGGTCCGCGATGTGTTTGTGGACGCGGGGTATACCGACACGTCGGCGACGAACGTGGGGGACGACAAGACGGTTCTCATCCGCATGAAGCAGGTGGATGAGGAGACTAAGGCGCAACTGGTGAAGAAAGTGGAGGAGCGCTTCGGGCCGGTAACCGAATTGTACTTCCGCTCGGTGGGGCCGTCGGTAGGCAAGGAAGTTACCCGGTCGGCGTTCACGGCCATCGGCTTCACGGCGCTGGCCATCGTTGCGTTTATCCTGCTGGCGTTCCGGAAGGTGCCCAACGCGTTCCGGTACGGAGTCTGTGCGGTGGTCGCCATTGCGCAGAACATCCTGGTGGTAACGGGGCTGTTCTCCATCCTGGGTGCTGTGCTGGGCTGGGAGGTGGACGCCCTGTTCCTGACCGCGCTGTTGACGGTCATCGGGTTCAGCGTGCAGGACATCATCGTGGTGTTTGACCGCATTCGTGAGAACATCCCGAGGCGGCGGGGCGAGGACTACGAAACCATCGTCAACCGCAGCGTGCTGGAGACGCTCCACCGGTCGCTGGCGACGCAGTTGAACGCCATGTTCGTGCTGTTGGCGCTTCTGCTGTTCGGCGGCGCGACCATCAAGCAATTCGTGCTGGTGATGCTGGTGGGGATGCTGAGCGAGACCTACGCTTCGCTGTTCACTGCCGTTCCGTTGCTGGTGGTGTGGGAGAAAGGGGAGATCGGCGGGTTCTTCCGCAGGCTGTTCCGGGGGCGCCCTGCCACTGCCTAG
- a CDS encoding 2-oxoacid:acceptor oxidoreductase family protein gives MKNNERYEIRLAGEGGQGLILAGLILAEAAAVYDGKNAVQTQSYGPEARGGASKAEVVISDGVIDYPKVIAADLLLCMSQEACSKYVYDLKRNGILIVDSVHVDRVPTSRAYMIPITRIAEEATGRRITANMVALGIIVGLTDIVSRKAIEAAVRARAPKGTETINLKALQAGLDEAERIRAESERGQSAPARTS, from the coding sequence ATGAAGAATAACGAACGGTACGAAATCCGGCTGGCGGGCGAAGGAGGGCAGGGGCTGATCCTGGCCGGGCTGATCCTGGCCGAAGCGGCGGCGGTGTACGACGGGAAAAACGCCGTGCAGACGCAGTCCTACGGGCCGGAGGCTCGGGGCGGCGCCAGCAAGGCCGAGGTGGTCATCAGCGACGGCGTGATTGACTATCCCAAGGTGATCGCCGCGGACCTGCTCCTCTGCATGAGCCAGGAGGCATGCAGCAAGTACGTGTACGACCTGAAGCGAAACGGCATCCTCATTGTGGACTCGGTCCACGTGGACCGGGTGCCGACCAGCCGCGCCTACATGATTCCCATCACCCGCATCGCGGAGGAGGCGACCGGCCGCCGCATCACCGCCAACATGGTGGCGCTGGGCATTATCGTGGGCCTGACCGACATCGTGTCGCGGAAGGCCATAGAGGCGGCGGTGCGAGCGCGGGCGCCCAAAGGAACAGAAACCATCAACCTCAAGGCGCTGCAGGCGGGACTGGACGAGGCGGAACGAATCCGCGCCGAGAGCGAGCGGGGCCAATCTGCGCCTGCCCGCACATCCTGA
- a CDS encoding SpoIIE family protein phosphatase, whose product MIERPRGGLSFVLVDGQSSGRGAKAISNTVARKVVSLLGEGVRDGAAARAAHDYLFTQYQGKVRADLTILSLDLTTRTVVLSRNTQCPAIVRRDGQWSVVDESARPVGLYAATRPTILEFPFEAGTWVIVSTDGLWAAGRNRGPWDVLGYTQKVAEATPDPQAVADALLQRALELDSGRPADDMSVLVLGIVPRAEQGEVRRLVVRVPI is encoded by the coding sequence ATGATAGAGAGGCCGCGTGGAGGGCTGTCATTTGTGCTCGTGGATGGGCAGAGCAGCGGGCGCGGGGCCAAGGCCATCAGTAACACCGTGGCGCGCAAAGTGGTGTCGCTGCTGGGCGAGGGCGTTCGGGATGGAGCCGCCGCACGCGCCGCCCACGATTATCTCTTCACCCAGTATCAGGGCAAAGTTCGCGCCGACCTGACCATCCTGTCGCTAGACTTGACCACGAGGACGGTGGTGCTGTCCCGCAATACGCAGTGCCCTGCTATCGTGCGGCGGGACGGGCAATGGAGTGTGGTGGATGAGTCCGCCCGACCTGTCGGGCTGTACGCCGCCACGAGGCCCACGATTCTGGAGTTTCCCTTTGAGGCTGGCACGTGGGTGATTGTTTCCACCGATGGGCTGTGGGCTGCCGGACGGAATCGGGGGCCGTGGGATGTGCTCGGGTACACGCAGAAGGTGGCCGAGGCTACGCCGGACCCGCAGGCCGTCGCCGATGCGCTGCTGCAGCGGGCGCTGGAGTTGGATTCGGGCAGGCCCGCCGATGACATGAGCGTGCTGGTGCTGGGCATCGTGCCCAGGGCGGAGCAGGGAGAAGTGCGGCGGTTAGTGGTGCGCGTGCCGATATAG
- a CDS encoding 2-oxoacid:acceptor oxidoreductase subunit alpha encodes MAARLMQGNEACVEGALAAGCRFFAGYPITPSSEIAELLSRRLPQVGGHFIQMEDEIASIAAVIGASVGGVKAMTATSGPGFSLMQENIGYAAMAEIPCVIVDVQRTGPSTGLPTKPSQGDVMQARWGTHGDHPIIVLSPSSVLEAFLLTVRAFNLSEKYRSPVILLMDEVVGHMRERVELPPRETLEITDRVAAHVPPEWYFPFEDPSTDVPPLAPFGEGYRYHITGLFHDRAGFPTERVDEIDPWIARVFGKINQHLSDVLSWEEDFPAGSRVLVVAYGATARAARHAVKLARAKRYKVGFLKLETIWPFPEEVTERLARQCKRVIVPEMNLGQLALEVERVVGRQKVRRVNRANGEMITPQQILAAIEEK; translated from the coding sequence TGCCGCGGGATGCCGCTTCTTCGCCGGCTACCCGATCACGCCCTCGTCGGAGATCGCGGAACTCCTGTCGCGACGCCTGCCCCAGGTGGGCGGGCACTTCATCCAAATGGAGGATGAGATCGCCAGCATCGCGGCGGTCATCGGCGCGTCGGTGGGCGGCGTCAAAGCGATGACGGCGACCAGTGGCCCGGGGTTCTCGCTCATGCAGGAGAACATCGGCTACGCGGCCATGGCGGAAATCCCGTGCGTCATCGTGGACGTGCAGCGCACGGGGCCGAGCACGGGGTTGCCGACCAAGCCTTCCCAGGGCGATGTGATGCAGGCCCGGTGGGGCACCCACGGCGATCACCCCATCATCGTGCTGTCGCCGTCGTCCGTGCTGGAGGCGTTCCTGCTGACCGTGCGGGCGTTCAACCTGTCGGAGAAATACCGGTCGCCGGTCATCTTGCTGATGGACGAGGTGGTGGGGCACATGCGGGAGCGGGTGGAACTGCCCCCGCGGGAGACGCTGGAGATCACCGATCGGGTGGCTGCCCACGTGCCGCCCGAATGGTACTTCCCGTTTGAAGATCCCAGCACGGACGTGCCGCCGCTGGCTCCCTTTGGCGAGGGCTACCGCTATCATATCACGGGGCTGTTCCACGACCGGGCGGGCTTCCCGACGGAGCGCGTGGACGAGATTGACCCTTGGATCGCTCGCGTGTTTGGCAAGATAAACCAACATCTTTCGGACGTCCTTTCGTGGGAGGAGGACTTTCCGGCTGGGTCGCGGGTGCTGGTGGTGGCCTACGGGGCCACGGCCCGCGCGGCGCGCCATGCCGTGAAGTTGGCCCGCGCCAAGCGGTACAAGGTGGGCTTCCTGAAGTTGGAGACCATCTGGCCGTTCCCCGAAGAGGTTACGGAGCGGCTGGCCCGCCAGTGCAAGCGGGTCATCGTGCCCGAGATGAACCTGGGGCAACTGGCCCTGGAAGTGGAGCGCGTCGTTGGCAGGCAGAAGGTTCGGCGCGTGAATCGGGCCAACGGGGAAATGATCACGCCTCAGCAGATTTTAGCGGCCATTGAGGAGAAGTAG